atgaTGGAACATGGGAGGTAGTGATAGAAGGTAACAATATTGGGGATGATAGTCATAACAATACTTTCTAATTAAGATATGGTTtctttgtattattatatttcatttaactTATACTCAAGTCTGTTGTTAAAGAAAACCTAATaataaaacctttttaaaaTCTTCAGCTTGTAGCTATAACAATATGTACTTGCATACATAATTGAATTGTTTATGTGACATCCAACAGAAGTCAATACTCCAAACAGACCAATCTTTATGTGACAGTAACGTCAAATCTTACTTGAAACGTTATTGCTATACGTGCAAATGTATAGTCACAAACTAGACGCAGATACCTGTGACAAAGACTATGATGCCGAGGAGGCCCAGGCTGATGGACACGATGCTGAGGAGGCGAGCCAGTCGTCCCAGTCTCCGAGCACCATCAATGTCCCCGTTCTGCAGACTGTTCCTGGACTGAACACAACACATGACACATGAGCAGAAACGTAACATGAGATATGGGttacaaacacttaaacacatgtaattcttgtattagtttagcggctcatatttcatttcatttgtctcTGCAATATACTCTgctcatttatttttctatattaATTTTCCAGTTATCGAAAGTGCACATTCATTAGATGCTACAATACAATAATGCTGACTTGCCcctgcaacaaaaaaaaattaacaataaTTTACCCTGGCACATGAAGCTGAGattaaagagatagagagatgtgACTCTGTGGGCCCCTGGAGCCAGTTGAATGGACTGTGTAACCGTGGCGTGGTGACAGAACTGTATTTCACTTAGATGCTGGATGTATAGCTATCCTTGCTGCAGGTGTGGAGACAGTGTGATTTGTTTGAGCTATGATAGATGggcattttcagttttgtgctcCACTCTCCCGCCCACAAATCACACCCACTGCTGCTTCCACTGGGCTTTAAATTATGTTCTGTAGTTATTGGAATCAGACGAGCCAGTATGAAAACAACAGGGGAAAACAGAGGATCACTCTATAATGCACAAACCACTTTTTCATTTAGCATCTAATCTAATGTGGTTAGTGACAGAAGGACTGTTTTCAAGCTTGTGACCTGAttggttgttgtgtcctttggttCCTGACCTTCTGATCAGTTGGACTCCTATTTATTAAGTTAATATTAGGTATGATGAAGTGATGTCAGTTGGACCTGGAGCCGTACCCGGAACATGGAAAGGCAACTTGGCTGGAGTTGCTGTTGGTGACAAGCGCTGCCCTCTGCTGCCGGTCCCAGATCCAGAACCCTTTGGAAGGTATTACATCCAGTGGTCTGCTTTGGACTCCTAAAAGACGGTGAACACTCAAGGTCCGCATCGTACCACCCCGTACCAGCCCTATGGAATTGAGGCTTATGCTGCAGCCACTGCCCACCTGTTCAGAACATCTGCTCTTTGTGGCCAGTATAATAGTTTGGCCCATGTGACTTGGATATAAAGTATGTAAAGTATACACCTACAATGTATCTAATTGCAAAACTTGCTTGACCCACAACAGAGGCCAAAGAGATATGCTGCATTATAAGGCTTAGGAACTGGCCATGGTGCTGAAATTAGGAAATGATATTACAGCTTATATTTCATTGAGTCATATTTCCAGAAAATCAAGATCAGCAAAGGACAACCTTACAATGGtgcttatatttgtatttgaagcaagattttttaaatttagggGTGAAGTGCAATGACAAAGCCCAACAACCGAATAAATACACATGTGAAAACCAGTCAGCTGTCCGAAAAACCTTGTGATGGCATTGCGTCATCCACTCTAAAAACAAAGGAACTATCTACTCTACTACTATTTTTTGTATCTTCAATGAAAATTAACCCAACAATAACTCATTAGTGGACTCTTAGGTCACATCACATAACCATACATATATTGATAGTCTTCTGAATGTATATGTTTAGTAATGACAGTTTTCATTATAATGGTGACTACAACAGCAAAATAGTTAGTGGTCCTCAATATCTATCCATGTGAGACACTATATGGGAGAAATTTGGGGAGGACACACTTCTCACTTGAAGGACTGTGATGTGAAACAGTGGGACAAACTCAGTCTCAAGGGAAGGCTAGCTATTGATCCCGACTCACATGGCAGAGAAATGGCCGCCTCAGCACCTTGAATCGATGCTCACAGTTCCTCTTTCAGGAAACACACACTCTTCAGCTGGCACTCACACCAGATCTAAGGCAAAACTTAAAACACAACACTGTTTGAATGGATCGCAAAAGCTTATCACATCAGAACAATAGTGAGAAATATATGTCGTCTGCCATCATTTTTTTCAAGATTGAGATTCCATAGTGATGATGTAATGTGAGGTACCAACTGGGTCAGTGACTTCACTTACTCTTTCATCACTAAAACTGTTTGCATTGAGTCTATTGTGTGTAATGGATGTGTGTGATATTCATAATCATTGATGCCTGCTTACATAATTTATGTATTGAAATGTAATCACTACATCTTCACAAGAAGGGTcacttttttattaatattctttgccattatatatatatatatatatatatatatatatatatatatatatatatatatatatatatatatatatatatatatatatgtatatatatatatatatatatatatatatatatatatatatatatatatatatatatatatatatatgtatatatatatatatatatgtatatatatataaaaactctTAGCTAAAGCATGTGGTTGTTTTCAGTGATTTGTTTGATTAGACATGTATCAAACACAGCTGACCCTGGGTGTTTCAGACCAGTCTCCTATAACAATTAGTGCTGTGAAACTCCTAATATGGACTTACTCCCTGTCGTGTTACACAAGAGTCCATAAAAAATGCAAACATCTAAATGTAGTCTTATGAGCAGATCTGTCAGAACCATGATGGCTTTGCTCCTGTTCTCAGCACGATAAAATGCATGCCAGCTACAGCTCATGAATTTTAATTGCATTTGTGTCGTGtattcttaaaataaataagctTAGTGCTAGTGCCACAAAACCTGCTCCATTTGGTTCATTGCTAATGACTAGATGTCGTTTCACAGTACACCTTATCTCAACTTCCAAGGTCCTATGGTAAAGCAGATGTTGTCACATCTGTTTGTGGCCTTGTAAAACATGCTGCGATATACAATGGAACAACCAGTCTAAATAGTTTCTAAACTTGAGACTCTAGGGTCCAATTCAAGTGCAGGGTAGATCATAGCATGAAAATGATTAAACGTGAACCTATTTCTATTGTTCAGTCAATGCAACAAGGTTCAGTTCTCAAGAGAGTGAGCCTGGCTGACCGGGACAATTTACAAATATACGTAATActacaacattttttattttaaaaagtgatgATTCTAGTTTTCTCTATAAGCGGTTCAAACCTTTACTTAATCCTttcctctcactgtctctccagTATTAAAATCCTGATAAGAAGTCATTCACCGAGGCACGCACAGTCATATACACCCACATACACATTTGGCCAATGCAGCGTCCATATTTCACAGGCAAATCTGCAGCGCGAGCAATAACGTGCTTGCAGTTTGGGCCCTGCCATTACTGGGATAGGCCGGTCTGGGATGTAAAAACCTATTAGCTCTGCCTCTGCAATCTCCATAATTGACTGCACAGCTTGTGTGTTTGCCAGCCGCAGCCTTCCTCACCACAAGGGCTTTTTCCGGAGGCCTGTGGCCCACTGGCGCAGGAGGTTGTGGGGCTGCAAGTGCACTGAGGTGATAGTGATGGATGGATCGGGTCAGCTTTTGGGGATTGTGACACAACATGCCGAGGCTTTGTAACAAGGTTAAACAGCACCTTAATGTAAGCACTTTATGTACAATATTGAGTGTAACTGTAGCCTCTGCAGATCTGTTGTTCTTAAATATGATGTGACATAGTACAAAGTGTTTACTACTGCGTTGAATGTACGACTAAAGGTGGCACAATTTATATACAAATTATTATCATACTATTGACATTATTGTTTTCTCCTTGAATCCCTATGCCTGAAATTCATTTTTTgtcatgaataaattaaaacactAACATTTCAGGATTTCCAAGCAAATTTCAAATTTTGTGTTTGAGCACTGACTCCATTTCCCTTTAATTATATTAATCACTAATgttaatgtattaattaatgTCTATCTGATCTACACAATATTGTTGTATAATttagtgatgtcatgtagtgaaacataaataattttacttttgtcaTAATAGTAATATTATGacatattatattatgataTTGCATATCATAATATAACTTACTCACAGTAGACATTGTTTTGGTTGCAGTTGTTGTGCCAATGCTATGCCAAACTATATGCATATTAAGTAtgtcatttatatataaataaataaataaataaataaaataaaagaagtgAAACTCACTTCTGTGCAATATCTGAAACTCATGCACGACATTTACAAGCTTTagcacattttatgatgaaCTGCAATAATATCATCTGAATATTGTCATTGggataaatgaacaaataatactgaggtatacatttttatcaatGTCACCACCTCTCATAAGCAACAACAGGCTGTAGGCAAGCTACAAGAAAATAACCAGCTGAAACCAGATGCCCCAATGAACGCACTACCTATCTGCGTTTAGGGCTTTTTAACACAACAAAAGAAGCAGCatcaaatcaaaatggcaaaagaATGAACAACTGGTGTTATAAATCAATAATCCACTTGTTTCATAAATATTCTTGCCCTGCCTTACTGgttgaaaaataaatgcaaattaaataaatgctgacCAGGCGACTACTGAAATAACAGCTATTCCACACGGACAAACATCAAAGCCTGCTGTGACACTATAGGACTAAAACACAGCATGATAAATGTATGGAGCGCTCCTCCCTCATCACTATTCCAGATGCAACATACTATTTATTGCAATGTCACGCTAAAGCTGCTCGGTGGAAATTGCCTCCTTTTTTACAGGTTGCACTCGAACTCTTCAGTCGTCATTTTCCTCCTTCTAGTGTAGCTTTAACTTCCTTTAAACTGCGGGATATTAGCACTTAGCAAGCCATAGTTCCACATCATTACTTTAGATTCATGTGATGTAAGCCCTTTGTATTCCCCGGTCCTGGCACTTATCTGATGTGGCTGATTCAATTCACCTGTAATCCAGTGATAGGAACTACTTTATAGCTATttgctgtctctccctctctcttacagGTCTAGTAGTCAATGGTGTTTTGATCTCTCCTTCCTTGTAACCTCAGGAAATAGCTGGGGAGTGTGTTGATGGGGGAGCCATATAGCCGGCTAACTGCTCCAATCTGCCCTCTGCTCAGAAACTAAATTGACTTCTCTCGCCTTCTATTGAGTTAGTAGGCAGCTCTGGTTTCCCCCTCCTTCGGTCTTCTCATTTCTGCCCTCTGTCaaacacctctctctctctctttttctctcccatctctctctgtcgctccctgtgtgtctctctcgctctctctcgctGCACCATTAGTGAGCGAGTGGTAGACTTGTGATTGTGAATGTCAGTGGGTTCAGTCAGTGATGGTCGGGATAGTCCCTTTGGTGTAGGGCCCACCGGAGTGAGATTACAGGACTAATGGCTTTTCTCTACTGCATTGTTTCACTAGAAGATCTTAAGGTTTGGCAGGTAATTTAGGTAAAACTATTCATAATGAAAAATGCCTTTTGAATGCAATGATAACAGAAGACACCTATAATACAGTTTACACTATAGCACGGGATTGGGAAAACAAACCTCCAGTCAATGTTTGAGTTAAATAAATATGACATTGTAATTCAACCACAGAGTCACAtgtgttcagtttgtgttgttaaaTAATAGAAAAGGCTGCATTAAAAATGTGATACTCTGATGCTAatttaaatgtcaaatttatACGTAATAAGCTAACACGTAAATGAATGCAGACTTTGATGTAAAGTATTTGTTGTGGCAACACTGGAATGGAAAGCTGAACTGAAAGAAATCCTACAGAAACATGAAATATTtctgtaaaatgtgtattaattatatatatatatatatatatatatatatatatatatatatatatatatatatatatatatatatatatatatatatatatatataaatatatatataaagtgcaTATAAATTTTCATATACATTTTCATGGCATTGATTTCAAGGAGAAAAAGAACTTCTCAGATGTAACTAAATATTCAGCGTGTCAAATTACATTTGTGATGTAAACCACACCTTTGTCATTTGGTCAGCTGGTTTTCTGGAGCTCTTTTCCATGTCTTAATAATTCACATATGTGTTTGTACAAAGGAACAATTTATCGTTTAAAACAGAACCAAATACTTATTATGTCAGTAGAAACAAAGTAGTGATTCTGGCTAGTCTTTGAGTTTGGACAGAGACTGTCTTAAGAAGCTGTCTCACTTATGGAGTTGGATGGGAAGTGAAGCACATTTAACTCACTTGCACTGACTTTGGGGACTGTGTACAAATTATTGCAGTCAAGATGATGTTGAACAGCATTTCATcgggacaaaaataaacaagctGTTCGCACTTACCATAATAGAGTAGACCAGAGCCACAATACTGATGGGCCACACAGGGCagaaacaggagcagatgaCCAGGATGAGGTAGTCTTTGGGTTTGGGGGCCTCTTGGACAGTGGCATTTCCAGTGGAGGAACGGCTTAAACTGGCCCGAGATGGAGACAGGGGTGCGGCTGCGGTCAGGTGTCCAGCCGAACCGGACCTCATAGGAACGCTGTGTCCATTCTGGTCAGTGTCCAGGCCTTTGTCCCCACTCGCACTGAAAGAGGTGGACATCTTCATGCCATTGCCCCCTGGCTCAGTGGTCACAGCCAGCAGTTTCTCTGTCTCCTGGGAGTCCGCCTGCTGGGTGGTTCCTCCACTTTCTCCCAAGCTGGTCTTCTGATATTCTATGTCGGTGTTGATGGCCATGTTTAAGTCTAAAGAAGTGATATCATCAAATAAACGAAGCTTGGAATATTCTGGTTGAtctaatttaaatgtgtttaactcACAAAGGAAGCCTATAGGATTTAGTCTTCTAAGAGCTTAAAAAGCCAAGAAAAGAAATGCTTGAATCAAAAATCATCCTACAGACGTTCATCATACTTGCATCTACTTTCTTCACATCCCAGTTAGAATTACTCCAGCTGAACTCAGATTGTTCCCTTAACCAAGAGTTGTGCCTCGTACCTTTCTTTGTTACGCGTTGGTGTCCGTCTAAAAAAAGAGGTCTTTTCGGAGCAAAGATGGATGAAGGTGAAACGAACCATAGGTGAGACACTTTCTCCCCTCGTCTCCCACCCACTGCAGCAAGCAACACACGACTGTGCTCAACTTGGGACCAGTGTCAAGACAAACTGTGAGCGCGCAGCGCTTCCGCTCTCGACGCGCAAAAGTAAAACAACCTCCCTATGCCCCATGAAAAGGAAGGGTAATAAACAGCGTATAAGTAGAATGTTTCATCACATTAAAAATCTTTCATCGTTCATTATAGATTCTCTATAGGGCATCGATTCATCTTAAAACAGGTCCGTCTAAATCTTAGCTACATATTaggtaaatattttattttatattatattttatattgttggTATTTTATGACATGCGTGTtctttttaatatttacttattatgacttattacttattacttattatCATTCATTCAACATAACTAAAAAACTAGATATCAGAAATATCTAAATTTTTTTGTCCCGACTTTTGGAGACTAATTTATGACTTATCAAGTCCAATCTTATTGTGAAAGTGTTTTTGGGTGTCTAGTGACAGCTCTGTTGCTGACTTGATGCAGCTCTTGCGGGGCAGTCTGGCGCGCATCCcgttcttctctcctcctcatccctcttttCGTCTCCTTCCATCCTCCTTGCTCTCACAAGCACCAGTGGTTTATAGAGAAAACACTTGGCAGTATGGTGCTTTGCAGAGGGTTATCACTGCATTCTTTAGTAATCACAAATGAGTCTTGGGGAACTTCAAACAGAAGCCTTATTATTGCATcaagttaaaaacaaaacaaaacaaaaaaacattaccgAATTAAGCTTTTATTTAATTCCCGTGTTGAGAACAGAATTGCTGTGTTGAGTTTAGGGCTGTAGTAATACTGAATTCTGAATGGAGACTCCGGGGTTTCCCAAAACCgtcagttgttttttgtttgagcatCTCTCATTGATTTCCCTCATCCTTAGACTGGTGCATTAGCGCCAGCCTATTCCCAGAAGGACTGCTCTCTCTGTGACCTGCTGCATATATTGATGGGGGGAGGGCTGAGATAGAAGAGTGGGGATTCCCGTGAAGTCTTCATGTGATGTAATATTACTGACTACCCTATTGTCATGTCTTagtatattatattaatataaCAGAGACTTCTCGTTCAATcctatacattttacttttctaAAGCTGGTATATATGGATATAGAACTAATCTGCAGTCAGCTCTAGCAGAACAGAAGGGGATGTGAAGATACAACTaggatcatttatttttattagcccCCAGACAGTTAAATATTCATACTGTTGGAGTTATAAATGCTGCCTGGGCATTTTCTTCAAAGGGCAGATTTTAAAGTCCTTCATAAAAACAGGAAAACGAGCCCACAGCCCCGCCTAGTGGATGTAAGGAGTGTTTACAAGGGGAATAATCTActgaaaacatgattttattgtTGGGTTGTTCAGTGGTATGGTGACTAATGGCTATAGTAGTGTgcatcctctcctctgtcatATTGTCTTCtgttgtgaataaaacaaaggaaacatgTAGATTCTCATGAGGAAGTCCACATGTCCTGAAGCAGTTTTTTGGAAATGGCAACAACACGAAAGGATTATGTAAAAGATTTTTATTGACAGTAGTGTTTAAAACATGCCCTTGTATTTCTGCCTGTCCTCCTTGTTCTTCTCCTCCAtgcgcatgtttaacacagccAGTTCCCTTTTCACAGATTTCTTCATCCCAGGATCAAACTCCAGCACTCTGTTGAAGTCCTGCCGCGCCTCTGCCTCGTTCCACACCTCCTTATGGGCTTTTCCTCTAAGGTAATAGGCTTTTGCCACACCTGGTGCAGGAGCAGGAGAATATGATCATATATAAATCTGCATACGTCTATTTATTATGTGAGCCATATTCACAGCCGTGACATCTGTACcagctttttaaaataatttgttcaCTAATCTGTACTTTTGTCTTAAAATAGGAAAAGCACCAAGTCATATGTGAAACATTTTGAGATCTAGAGatgtttttctgattttgaaTAACCGGATGCTGATATGCCACATTGATGTCGAAATGATAGTCAGCAAAAGAAAgacttttgagaaaaaaaatagagaaaGCTGGATCTCCAGGCTGGTCCAGGTGCTCACACTGCATTAGTTCTCATTCATCCAACTGTGCGGGCATGCTAACCTTGATTGTGTATAAGCCAATAACGCTCAAAGTCAAGCTCACGAGTAAATGTTGTTGGATGAGAGCACAAGTTATAAAATGACAGACTCTCaaagacaacaaaacaaattgaAGATTGTATTATTAAATTTTACAAACATTTGCTCTCGACTCAATCGCACTTTATAATCTAAGGATATTTGAGCATTATATCTGTGTATACGCCACACCTGCCCGctccctcctgtcctctctccagCTTTGTGTGTCCCCTACCCGCCTCGTCACCATGTGAGGCAGCACATTCAGCTACCCCCGCCCCCTCCCGGAGTTCtgcaacactgacacacactctcactctcacacttcaaaatcaAACTTAAAAGTCATCTGTTTAGACTGGCTTATTTACTCTGACCTTAGCTGCACTGTCCCCGTTAACAAGATGCTTTAAACCGTTTATAAGCTTAATGCATTTTTCACATGTAATGATTTCTAGATATATTATTTTACTCTAATATGCTGTCTGTCCATCCACAGGTTTCAACTTAATATttgatcttttgaatggtgaaaagtcttcAATCTTCAAACTGTCACATATAACACAAagctaaaacccatgaatacataATTAGTTTGTTTACTGCAGATGTACCCGGGTGCTGGTTAATGATATCACTAGTGTGCTCGATGACCTCATAGTACTCCTCCATGCGCAGCAGACATTGGCAGTAGTTCAGGGTTAGTGTGTTGGACATCTTCTCCAGCTTTAGCCACGGAACCTCCCATGCTTTCTCCTACagccatacaccttcattacacATCACAGGATACTTCACATTaacgtgtttttaatgttttgtatgcACCTTGGTCTGTACGTTTTTCAGGCAGATGATCGCTTCTTTGTACTTCTGAGCTGCCTCCGGATAGTGGCCCTGCTTATAGAACTTATTGCCCTGGCCATGCAAAACAGGCACCACCTTCAACCTCTCCTCATCATTCAAAGCCCATGACTCCCTGTTGTACTCGTTTGGCTGCTGGACCTGTTAGACACACATATCACATTTAGTTATAATATGggcatatatataaaaatgtagtgaagtttgGGTAACCATCTGTCTCTTTTGGTTGTCCCATAAAGCCATTTAGACCCATGTTCCTCGCTCACTGTATTTACTGAAGGTTCCTCCTTTTTCACAGATATATGAATAGTGAGATTTACATAGAAAACAAGATTCctcgaaaaaaaaaataacttttggTGGGTCCAGCCTTTCTGTGGTGCAATATGATATGATCTGTTGCTATTCCAAACTTTCTATCTGTGTTTAAGGGATAAACATTGAAAACCGCACGATTTTAATCTATACTTTTAAATTCATCATGTCCATTCCACCATGTCCCACCACATTACCAAACTTGttccacttttacttttatttgaggtGGTCACcctaaatgtgtatgtttagAGTTTTCATACCCTGATCAGCTCAAAAACAAAGTATAATGGTTTGGGCTCCTTCATGAGTTCATCCAGGTCTTCGTATCCAAGGCTGTGGTAAGCAAACATGTTTGCCATCCCGCATGTGTGCATCTGCCACTCCACCGGGTCTTTGCCTTCTGCGATTCGTCTCATACTTTTGGCCACAAGTGGATAAATGCCAGTGTGCTGAGAAAACAAGGCAGAAAAAGGGATAAGTTGAATCTGaagtattttttaaactttataacaTTAGCAGTTGTGGGTTCCTGAATCATCTACATCGGCGATTCTTTCCGTTCACACCGAGTAGCACTTATGATTTGGCTTTCTAAGTATCACTagatctacaccaggtctataagaggactatcccaggactaaattaagactaaactagatctaaacaaTGGATACAACAAATTTAGCAAATATTACAACGGTAGAGGACCTTGCGTATCATCAGAAGGAGTACCGTTTGAGAAGTACTGGTCTGTATTTCATTAGCGTGACAACTATAGCTGCTTATATCCAAACTGTATATCTTGTCTAGAACTGTTGAAATTGAATTCATAACTGCGACAGCCTATACTAAATTAAATATCTTTGTTTAATTCATAAAATAGACTTGTCTATTGCATGACTTGGTTATAGCTACATGTACCCTTATTTCTGATCAACAGTCTGGTTGTTTTGTCATTATAATGTATAGAAGGCCTATTATAGCATTTCTTGCTAACATTACATCACAGTATTATGTAACTGCCACATCGATTTTTGTGTCAGGGCTAAAGTAGTAGTTAATCCCACTAATGATGAAAGGCAAAAGTGGTGCAttgtcttgtgaatgtgtggccgcaatgtaaaaaa
This Periophthalmus magnuspinnatus isolate fPerMag1 chromosome 13, fPerMag1.2.pri, whole genome shotgun sequence DNA region includes the following protein-coding sequences:
- the trarg1a gene encoding trafficking regulator of GLUT4 1, whose protein sequence is MAINTDIEYQKTSLGESGGTTQQADSQETEKLLAVTTEPGGNGMKMSTSFSASGDKGLDTDQNGHSVPMRSGSAGHLTAAAPLSPSRASLSRSSTGNATVQEAPKPKDYLILVICSCFCPVWPISIVALVYSIMSRNSLQNGDIDGARRLGRLARLLSIVSISLGLLGIIVFVTVKWRK
- the aipl1 gene encoding aryl-hydrocarbon-interacting protein-like 1 gives rise to the protein MSDMQDALLLGSEGIRKTILHGGTGDIPKFCTGTKVTFHFRTQLCDDERTLIDDSKVVGTPMEIVIGNMFKLDIWETLLASMRVGEVAEFWCDTVHTGIYPLVAKSMRRIAEGKDPVEWQMHTCGMANMFAYHSLGYEDLDELMKEPKPLYFVFELIRVQQPNEYNRESWALNDEERLKVVPVLHGQGNKFYKQGHYPEAAQKYKEAIICLKNVQTKEKAWEVPWLKLEKMSNTLTLNYCQCLLRMEEYYEVIEHTSDIINQHPGVAKAYYLRGKAHKEVWNEAEARQDFNRVLEFDPGMKKSVKRELAVLNMRMEEKNKEDRQKYKGMF